TCGGCAGAATCCATGAGGAGCCGTAAGATGGTTACCCCGTCTTTGTTAACATAGCAATCGGCAAGAATGGAAAAACCTTTTTTAATGTTCTGCTTCAACATCTCCTGTTCGGCGAGCACCTTGTCGTCGATCACCTGCCCCTTGGCGCCTTGGGGACTGAATACGGGGATCAACTCGAACTGGGTGGTGCCGGGAAAATTGATGCAGCGATAGGAGGCATGGTGGGCATAGTTCTCCAGCATGTTTTCCCACCCCTTTGTATACAGCGGGCACTCGTCGTTGAAGCACATGAACAGGTACGGTGATCCCCAACCCAAACCGTCGCCGATATTGATGGGCGGCACCTCCCAGATGCTCATCTCCTCACCGCAGTGTGGGCAGGAAGGTTTTTCCATGGTCAAGATCTTTTCCAGAACCTGTTCTTTGGTTTCAAAAGCCATTTTTTCGCCTCCATTGGGGTCGGTAACCGATTTGATTCGGGGGTGATGCGGTAGGTCCGTCAATCGAACGCCACGGGTAACAGTAAGGCCTGGCTGAATATTGTCAACTCAGCGGTAGGGCCTCCGACTTATTTGAAATTGCAAGTCGTGTCATCTGCGGTTATAACATATAAGGACCATGGAAAAGGAGGAAAATTGTTTTATCGGATCGCAGCGCTGATTGCCGCCTTGCTGATGGCATGGGCCGCAGGCTGTGCCCACCGCATATCCGATGCGCCGGAACGGGATGAGGCGGCGCCCCCACCGACGATGGTGGACAAACCCAGTCCGTCTTCCCCTTCGGTTCCTTCAAAGGGAACCGGGGTCAAGAAAAAGATGCCGGTCAAGGTGAAAACCGGAGATCGGCTGGGATGGGTGGACAACGCCGTAAAGACCTATCCGCCGGATCGTTTTCTCACCGGCGTGGGTATCGCACCGGACCGCAAAACGGCGGAACAGCGGGCGCTCGTCGAGCTGAAGAAACCCTTTACCAGGGCCATCTCCGGACGCATCACCATGCAGCGCGAATCCATCGGCAAACTTTCCGATCCTTTGGACCGCGAGTTGATCGAACTGGCCGCAGCCAGCCGCGAAAGCAGTCTGGAAGCCGCGCTCGCTTTCGGTCGGGTGGCGGAAATATTTGTCGAGAAAAAACCGCAGACAACCATTTATGCGCTGGCGGTGCTGGATCGCCCCGCCTGCACCCGCCAGCTGGAAAGCCGTATCCGGCAATTGGACCACCGGCTGAAAAAAATCGCAGATCGTTCCCGGCAGTCAAAAGAACCGATTCAACCAGACCAAAAAAGTGAACTGCTGCAAATCCTGACGCGCAGAGAGGCCCTGGATGCCGCCTTGGCACTCACCAACAAAACCGGGAAAGGCATCCCGCTGCCGGTTTCGCAGCAGGTCCTTGTCAGCCTTATAAAAAAATAAAGTGAAAAAAAACTAAAGGCGTATACCCTTTCGGCCGATAATAAAAGCGAGTCTTTTGTAAATCACCTTCGGCCGTGCCGGCAAAACCGCGCCGACCCAGAAAAGCACGATAGAAGCGTGCAACCATCTGTCAACGAAGTCGGGCATAAAGGAGAGGCACATGGAAATATCAAACAA
This window of the uncultured Desulfosarcina sp. genome carries:
- a CDS encoding zinc ribbon domain-containing protein, with the protein product MAFETKEQVLEKILTMEKPSCPHCGEEMSIWEVPPINIGDGLGWGSPYLFMCFNDECPLYTKGWENMLENYAHHASYRCINFPGTTQFELIPVFSPQGAKGQVIDDKVLAEQEMLKQNIKKGFSILADCYVNKDGVTILRLLMDSAEPVRVRLKAAEMIGDIGELEAIEPIRNLKFGNQKLQEQVDSAVSKIHERFFTRECPFCAEIIKKRAKVCKHCGKDVAGQ